The following proteins are co-located in the Sporosarcina pasteurii genome:
- a CDS encoding DUF58 domain-containing protein, which produces MKLRKFIASLGRLLFVLLILVGAFVFAMFQGGLVSWTIFYAILPFTIYSILLFLYPLSNFKVKRIVKVTHLQNGEKLRVKVFIKRKLPFPLLYTIIGDEWMDEGKKKTIGRVNKVLVFGWKQQLEWDYTIDKMPRGEHSARHIQVEVTDFFGWIRKTVMISTKNTVLVYPRTMDVDYMPIESQYDGGLVNSPFNIVKDTTMVTGVRDYQFGDRVSWVHWKSFARTQTLMTKEFDDRSSRDLSLILDNRASSTFEEQIEFAASIMQGAIKERSNIRLLPIGRDEPFSALHSEEQFRLALAYLAKIQPVNQDEFIPSTEFKKELDNGGSIVIITARPTWHFLEAILSNVTGTRTIICFVVMKNKDSFTGNLVEEIKYAESKGVTVHPLVRQQFSKAFSEVAQS; this is translated from the coding sequence ATGAAGCTACGTAAATTTATCGCAAGTTTAGGGCGATTATTATTTGTGCTCCTTATTTTAGTTGGCGCTTTTGTTTTTGCGATGTTTCAAGGGGGACTTGTCAGTTGGACAATCTTTTATGCAATTCTTCCGTTTACAATTTATTCAATTCTTCTCTTCCTCTATCCACTTTCAAATTTCAAAGTGAAACGTATCGTAAAAGTAACACATCTCCAAAATGGAGAAAAGTTAAGGGTGAAGGTGTTTATAAAAAGAAAACTTCCTTTTCCACTTCTATATACCATCATAGGTGATGAATGGATGGACGAAGGGAAGAAGAAAACGATTGGACGAGTAAATAAAGTGCTCGTATTTGGCTGGAAACAGCAACTTGAATGGGATTATACGATAGACAAAATGCCGCGTGGAGAACATAGCGCGCGTCATATTCAGGTGGAAGTGACTGATTTCTTTGGTTGGATTCGAAAAACTGTTATGATATCGACAAAAAATACAGTGTTAGTTTATCCCCGAACGATGGACGTCGATTACATGCCTATTGAATCGCAATATGACGGGGGACTTGTAAATTCTCCTTTCAATATTGTAAAAGATACAACAATGGTGACGGGTGTTCGGGATTATCAATTTGGTGACCGTGTTTCATGGGTACACTGGAAATCTTTCGCAAGAACACAAACCTTAATGACGAAAGAATTTGACGACCGAAGTTCCCGAGATTTATCACTCATTTTGGACAATCGCGCTTCCAGTACATTCGAAGAACAAATAGAGTTTGCTGCATCGATTATGCAAGGAGCGATAAAAGAGCGCTCGAATATTCGTTTATTACCGATAGGTCGGGACGAGCCTTTTTCTGCATTGCATTCGGAAGAGCAATTTAGACTGGCACTAGCCTATTTAGCAAAAATTCAACCTGTAAATCAAGATGAATTCATACCCTCTACGGAATTTAAAAAAGAACTTGATAACGGCGGCAGTATCGTCATCATTACTGCGCGACCAACTTGGCATTTTCTTGAAGCAATTCTATCAAATGTAACGGGGACACGCACCATTATCTGTTTTGTTGTCATGAAAAATAAAGATTCGTTTACAGGTAATCTAGTAGAAGAAATAAAATATGCCGAGTCGAAGGGTGTTACTGTTCATCCGCTAGTCAGGCAACAGTTTTCCAAGGCGTTTAGTGAGGTGGCACAATCTTGA
- a CDS encoding MoxR family ATPase yields the protein MKHEEMIAKILNNIDRVMIGKRNIAELSITALLAGGHVLLEDVPGVGKTMMVRALAKSISADFKRIQFTPDLLPSDVLGVSIYNPKAMEFEFRPGPIMGNIILADEINRTSPKTQSALLEGLEEASVTIDGNTIQLKQPFFVMATQNPIEYEGTYPLPEAQLDRFLFKLEMGYPEKRDEIEVLRRVEKEVPIEKISSVISLEKLRELQEAVKKVVVSDAIKEYIVSCAAETRQHSFVYLGVSPRGSVALMKACQAYAILRGRNYVVPDDVQYLVPFVFGHRMILRPEAKYEGVTTEEIIERILTKVPVPIDRVSL from the coding sequence ATGAAACATGAAGAGATGATTGCCAAAATCTTAAATAATATAGATCGCGTAATGATTGGTAAAAGAAATATTGCAGAGTTGAGTATCACTGCGCTTCTTGCGGGGGGACATGTTCTGCTCGAAGATGTGCCTGGCGTTGGGAAAACAATGATGGTGAGGGCGTTAGCGAAATCGATTAGTGCAGATTTTAAGCGAATCCAATTTACGCCAGATTTATTACCGTCAGACGTGTTAGGGGTTTCGATTTACAATCCGAAAGCGATGGAATTTGAATTTAGACCGGGGCCCATTATGGGGAATATTATTTTAGCTGATGAAATTAACCGGACATCGCCAAAAACGCAGTCTGCATTGTTGGAAGGGTTAGAAGAGGCTTCTGTCACAATTGACGGCAATACAATTCAATTGAAACAACCATTTTTTGTGATGGCCACACAAAACCCAATTGAATACGAAGGAACATATCCATTACCGGAAGCGCAACTGGATAGGTTTTTATTTAAATTAGAAATGGGCTATCCGGAAAAACGCGATGAGATTGAAGTGCTTAGACGTGTTGAAAAAGAAGTTCCGATTGAAAAAATTTCATCTGTGATTTCATTAGAAAAATTGCGAGAACTACAAGAGGCGGTTAAAAAAGTTGTTGTCAGCGACGCGATAAAAGAGTACATCGTTTCTTGTGCAGCAGAAACGCGACAACATTCATTCGTTTATTTAGGGGTGAGTCCGAGGGGATCTGTCGCACTCATGAAAGCTTGTCAGGCGTATGCGATTTTGCGTGGAAGAAATTATGTCGTTCCTGACGATGTTCAATATTTAGTGCCTTTTGTTTTTGGTCATCGCATGATTTTACGACCAGAAGCGAAGTATGAAGGCGTTACAACAGAAGAAATCATTGAACGCATTTTAACGAAAGTACCAGTTCCCATTGATAGGGTTTCTTTGTAA
- the nadE gene encoding ammonia-dependent NAD(+) synthetase, giving the protein MTLQGRIIAELKVKPEIDVQAEIRGSVDFMKAYARKNSFLNGFVLGISGGQDSTLVGKLAQIAVDELNEEDEGNRYQFIALRLPYGTQFDEQDCQDALDFIRPSKIYTINIKEAVDASARTLAEAGVTLSDYAKGNEKARERMKAQYSVAAMHHCVVLGSDHAAEAITGFYTKFGDGGADLMPIYRLNKRQGTALLKALGCPPHLYTKIPTADLEEDKPAYADEDALGVSYDDIDDYLEGKEIPQEAQARLEEHYLRSMHKRHMPITVFDDFWK; this is encoded by the coding sequence ATGACATTGCAAGGGAGAATTATCGCAGAATTAAAAGTGAAGCCAGAAATTGACGTGCAAGCAGAAATTCGAGGGTCCGTTGATTTTATGAAAGCATATGCGAGAAAAAATTCTTTCTTAAATGGCTTTGTCCTTGGCATTTCTGGTGGCCAAGACTCGACGCTTGTTGGGAAACTCGCACAAATAGCAGTCGATGAGTTGAATGAAGAAGACGAAGGGAATCGTTATCAATTTATTGCCCTACGACTTCCATACGGCACGCAATTTGACGAACAAGACTGTCAAGACGCATTAGATTTTATTCGTCCGTCAAAGATTTATACGATTAATATAAAAGAAGCCGTTGACGCAAGTGCCCGGACACTTGCGGAAGCGGGCGTCACGCTCTCTGATTATGCAAAAGGAAACGAAAAGGCACGCGAACGGATGAAGGCGCAATATTCAGTTGCGGCAATGCATCACTGTGTCGTGCTAGGAAGTGACCATGCGGCGGAGGCGATTACTGGATTTTACACAAAATTCGGGGATGGCGGCGCAGATCTAATGCCAATTTATCGTTTGAATAAAAGGCAAGGCACCGCGCTGTTAAAAGCGTTAGGCTGTCCACCGCATCTCTATACAAAAATCCCGACAGCCGATTTAGAAGAAGATAAGCCAGCATACGCCGACGAAGATGCACTAGGCGTCAGCTACGATGATATCGACGATTACTTAGAAGGAAAAGAAATCCCACAAGAAGCGCAAGCGCGACTCGAAGAACATTATCTTCGCTCCATGCATAAAAGACATATGCCCATTACAGTTTTTGATGATTTTTGGAAATGA
- a CDS encoding nicotinate phosphoribosyltransferase, translating into MSSNYVDDSKVLHTDLYQINMAESYWADGIHNKKSVFELFFRSLPFGNGYAIFAGLERILDYLRNFQFSESDIAYLKEELSYSDDFLAYLKDLRFTGDVYSMVEGELVFANEPIIRVEAPLAEAQLVETALLNIVNYQTLIATKASRIKQVAKDEAVMEFGTRRAQEMDAALWGARATFIGGVEATSNVRAGKQFGIPVAGTHAHSLVQAYKSEYEAFHAYAKRHKDCVFLVDTYNTLKIGVPTAIRVAKELGDKINFIGIRLDSGDIAFLSKEARRMLDEAGFHDAQIVVSNDLDEYTILNLKAQGAKVDVWGIGTKLITAYDQPALGAVYKIVSIENEEGVMEDTIKISSSAEKVTTPGQKNVYRIINRENGMAEGDYITMHDEDPASEERLKMFHPVHTFISKFVTNFEAKNLHVQVVKSGEIIYENPTIQEIQKYATESLDLLWDEYKRSLNPEEYPVDLSQKCWDNKMRHIQDVQEMVEEYINKER; encoded by the coding sequence ATGAGTTCGAATTATGTAGATGACAGCAAGGTTTTACATACCGATTTATATCAAATTAATATGGCAGAATCATACTGGGCGGATGGCATTCACAATAAAAAATCGGTGTTTGAATTATTTTTCAGAAGTTTACCCTTTGGCAATGGCTATGCTATTTTTGCGGGATTGGAAAGGATATTAGATTATCTTCGAAATTTCCAATTTAGCGAAAGTGACATTGCCTATTTAAAAGAAGAACTAAGCTACAGCGATGATTTTTTAGCGTATTTAAAAGACCTTCGTTTTACAGGAGACGTCTATTCAATGGTAGAAGGTGAACTCGTTTTTGCAAATGAACCCATTATTCGGGTCGAAGCACCTTTAGCGGAAGCACAGCTTGTCGAAACCGCTCTCTTAAACATTGTAAATTACCAAACACTAATCGCAACGAAAGCGAGCCGGATTAAACAAGTTGCAAAAGATGAAGCAGTGATGGAATTTGGTACACGAAGAGCACAAGAAATGGATGCAGCTTTATGGGGCGCACGTGCTACTTTTATTGGCGGGGTTGAGGCAACGAGTAACGTACGGGCTGGGAAACAATTTGGAATTCCGGTAGCCGGCACACATGCGCACTCCCTCGTACAAGCGTATAAAAGTGAATATGAAGCATTTCACGCTTACGCGAAACGTCATAAAGACTGCGTATTTCTCGTAGATACATACAATACGTTGAAAATAGGTGTACCAACTGCGATTCGAGTTGCAAAAGAATTAGGCGATAAAATTAATTTTATCGGGATTCGTTTAGATAGTGGAGATATCGCATTTCTATCGAAAGAAGCTCGTCGCATGTTAGATGAAGCTGGTTTCCATGATGCACAAATTGTCGTTTCCAATGATTTAGATGAATACACAATCTTAAACCTGAAGGCACAAGGTGCAAAAGTGGATGTATGGGGAATTGGGACGAAACTCATTACCGCATACGACCAACCTGCACTCGGTGCTGTATATAAAATTGTTTCAATTGAAAATGAAGAGGGTGTAATGGAAGATACGATTAAAATCTCTTCTTCAGCCGAAAAAGTAACAACACCTGGTCAAAAAAATGTTTATCGAATCATTAATCGCGAAAATGGTATGGCAGAAGGGGACTATATTACGATGCATGATGAGGATCCGGCGTCGGAAGAGCGCCTTAAAATGTTCCACCCTGTCCATACTTTTATATCAAAATTTGTCACGAACTTTGAGGCGAAAAATTTACACGTACAAGTTGTGAAAAGTGGCGAGATCATTTATGAAAACCCAACGATTCAAGAAATTCAGAAGTATGCTACTGAAAGCTTAGATTTATTATGGGATGAATATAAACGATCATTAAATCCCGAAGAGTACCCAGTCGATTTAAGCCAGAAGTGTTGGGATAATAAAATGCGTCATATTCAAGATGTACAAGAAATGGTCGAGGAATATATTAATAAGGAGAGGTAA
- a CDS encoding aldehyde dehydrogenase family protein, producing MPQIKCTEVEVLISEAKVAQEKYQTYHQAKVDQIVGAIAAELTEAATVLAQMAHEETGFGNVEDKTTKNLFASQVVYDSIKDKRTVGILRHDKEEGVMEVGMPMGVIAALIPMTNPTSTVIFKALIALKTRNAIVFSPHPSAVKSIVETVRRVEKAAVEAGAPEGLIQVIEQPSLKETEQMMHHEDTALILATGGSAMVKAAYSSGNPAIGVGAGNGPALIEKTADVTQAIDRIMESKLFDYGMICTSEESIIAEVSVKEEVIETLKVKGAYFLNEAQQEQLSKVILRENGTLNPAIVGKSASVVAQLAEIDVPENTKLLVAEQTTVSKENPYSGEKLSSILTMYTVNNWEEGIERVSQLLNNQGLGHSAMLHTTDQQKIEAFGLAINASRIMVNTGGTFGGIGMTTLLAPSLTLGCGTAGGSSTTDNISVEHLLNIRRVATHYER from the coding sequence ATGCCACAAATTAAGTGTACAGAAGTAGAAGTGTTAATTAGCGAAGCGAAAGTAGCGCAAGAAAAGTATCAAACCTATCATCAAGCGAAAGTGGATCAGATTGTCGGTGCAATTGCAGCAGAATTAACAGAAGCGGCAACAGTACTGGCACAAATGGCACACGAAGAAACAGGATTTGGAAATGTAGAAGATAAGACGACTAAAAACTTATTTGCAAGTCAAGTAGTGTATGATTCGATTAAAGACAAGCGTACTGTTGGAATCCTTCGACATGACAAAGAAGAAGGTGTGATGGAAGTCGGGATGCCAATGGGGGTAATCGCAGCTTTAATTCCAATGACGAATCCAACATCTACCGTTATTTTCAAGGCATTAATTGCACTGAAAACAAGAAATGCAATTGTCTTTTCACCTCACCCTTCGGCAGTGAAAAGTATTGTTGAAACAGTTCGTCGTGTAGAAAAGGCTGCAGTGGAAGCAGGAGCGCCCGAAGGATTAATTCAAGTGATTGAGCAACCGTCCTTAAAAGAAACAGAGCAGATGATGCATCATGAAGATACGGCGTTAATTTTAGCGACGGGCGGTAGCGCAATGGTGAAGGCTGCGTATTCTTCAGGAAATCCTGCAATTGGTGTCGGAGCAGGAAATGGCCCAGCGCTTATTGAAAAGACAGCGGATGTAACGCAAGCCATCGATCGTATTATGGAAAGTAAGCTATTTGACTACGGCATGATTTGTACATCTGAGGAATCCATTATCGCGGAAGTTTCAGTAAAAGAAGAAGTGATCGAAACGCTGAAAGTAAAAGGAGCCTATTTCTTAAATGAAGCGCAACAAGAACAATTGAGCAAAGTGATTTTACGCGAAAACGGAACATTGAATCCTGCAATAGTCGGAAAATCTGCATCCGTTGTTGCACAGTTGGCAGAAATCGATGTACCGGAAAATACGAAATTGCTCGTTGCAGAACAAACAACCGTTTCCAAAGAGAATCCTTATTCTGGTGAAAAGTTATCGTCAATTCTTACAATGTACACAGTGAATAATTGGGAAGAAGGCATTGAAAGAGTGAGCCAGTTGTTAAATAACCAAGGGCTCGGGCACTCCGCAATGCTGCATACGACAGATCAACAGAAGATTGAAGCATTTGGATTAGCCATTAACGCATCTCGTATTATGGTGAATACAGGCGGGACATTCGGTGGAATTGGCATGACAACACTACTCGCACCTTCTTTAACACTAGGTTGTGGAACTGCGGGCGGAAGTAGTACGACGGATAATATTAGTGTTGAACATTTATTAAATATTCGCCGTGTAGCGACGCATTATGAGCGATAA
- a CDS encoding helix-turn-helix domain-containing protein produces the protein MCNVLLAMSTIDERQFLKDMITTHFFNLTFLPDVIDSEAAYRLAKEVQIDIMILDLSDFANLTFDYKTKIIKQQPNVKVILLDNEKNADHLQTALRCGVIDYLVKPLRLGECQTAIHRALVSLNQVSLLNVEHSAAENEKGKNVHKMIQYIHQHYNEKLSLEQLAKLMHLHPCYVSRSFTEVVGMSFVQYLQHYRIEQAKKKLQFTHLPISEIAEQVGYSNSAYFSRVFKRTTTYTPNQYRQTYEGCHVPTDFQHVREFIE, from the coding sequence ATGTGTAATGTTCTATTAGCAATGTCTACTATAGACGAACGACAGTTTTTAAAGGACATGATCACGACCCATTTTTTCAACCTTACTTTTTTACCTGATGTGATAGATAGCGAAGCAGCATATCGATTAGCGAAAGAAGTACAAATCGATATTATGATTTTAGATTTAAGCGATTTTGCAAATTTAACGTTCGACTATAAAACAAAAATTATAAAACAACAGCCCAATGTAAAAGTTATTTTATTGGATAATGAGAAAAATGCAGACCATTTACAAACCGCTTTACGTTGTGGTGTGATTGATTACTTAGTAAAACCTTTGAGGCTAGGAGAATGTCAAACGGCTATTCACCGTGCCCTCGTTTCACTGAACCAAGTTTCATTGTTAAATGTTGAGCATTCTGCCGCAGAAAATGAAAAAGGAAAAAACGTCCACAAAATGATTCAATATATTCATCAACATTACAATGAAAAGTTATCTTTGGAACAACTCGCTAAACTGATGCACCTTCATCCATGTTATGTAAGCCGCTCCTTTACGGAGGTTGTCGGCATGTCATTTGTACAATATTTACAACACTATCGAATTGAGCAAGCGAAAAAGAAATTACAATTCACTCATTTACCAATTTCCGAGATTGCTGAACAAGTCGGCTATTCCAATTCAGCCTATTTCAGTAGAGTATTTAAAAGAACTACGACCTATACACCCAATCAATATAGACAGACATACGAAGGCTGTCATGTCCCAACAGACTTTCAACATGTTCGGGAGTTTATTGAGTAA
- a CDS encoding aminoglycoside 6-adenylyltransferase — MMDPSKHVQRDAKIPLCRQEIKEAIEQDLAGDPGILAVFYGGSIGNGDADQYSTIDLRIIVADEAFDQYWADKQNRAGRWGNILFFKEVAHLNYSTAHYEPFVKVDIFYYRLKDILPSFWLRNIEVFYDSTGILVDIVSKSRQLTYKPSVEDIDLWRTKFFASLHEWYRGMMRSEYYYALNCLDHLRLFMAMGWYMEAGIQPNALGDWAKIEGHRSPLQSWQLDELASWDSSRNPDHMMIVVPKVVEAFKKVHQSLCAQVGLDENRAWVENIIRKVL, encoded by the coding sequence ATGATGGATCCATCTAAACATGTACAAAGAGATGCAAAGATTCCGTTATGTCGACAGGAAATTAAAGAAGCAATCGAGCAAGATTTAGCTGGTGATCCAGGCATCTTAGCGGTCTTTTACGGCGGCTCGATTGGCAATGGGGATGCTGATCAGTACTCGACAATAGATCTTAGGATCATTGTGGCCGACGAAGCGTTCGACCAGTACTGGGCAGATAAACAAAACCGTGCAGGTCGATGGGGAAATATTCTTTTTTTTAAAGAAGTTGCTCATTTAAATTATAGTACGGCTCACTACGAACCATTCGTCAAAGTAGATATCTTTTATTATCGGCTAAAAGACATTCTTCCTTCTTTTTGGCTGAGGAATATTGAAGTTTTTTATGATTCAACCGGGATTTTGGTTGATATTGTTTCGAAATCTCGCCAATTAACATATAAACCTTCCGTTGAAGATATTGACTTATGGCGCACGAAGTTTTTTGCCTCTTTACATGAATGGTATCGGGGCATGATGCGCTCGGAATACTATTATGCGCTGAACTGCTTAGATCATCTGCGTTTATTCATGGCGATGGGTTGGTATATGGAAGCGGGAATCCAGCCGAACGCATTAGGGGATTGGGCAAAAATCGAAGGTCATCGTAGTCCATTGCAAAGCTGGCAGTTAGACGAGTTGGCAAGTTGGGATAGCAGCCGCAATCCCGATCACATGATGATTGTCGTACCAAAAGTAGTTGAAGCGTTTAAAAAAGTTCATCAATCTTTATGCGCCCAAGTCGGGCTGGATGAAAACCGGGCTTGGGTGGAAAATATTATAAGAAAAGTATTATGA
- a CDS encoding diacylglycerol kinase family protein, whose amino-acid sequence MFIFIINPSSGNGKSTTFWRSLEKKLHTENVPFKKLVSTSTHETRQFVSHALKTHQVRAVGVIGGDGTISSVIQELANTSIPLAIFPAGSGNDTARMFNLTNCPEQFIQGILHGKTTCVDLLQLNDRFGITVAGVGIDTTIEEKVKHASYLPFFNKLGLVSLAYLIASIGTALTFKPFNAKITIDHQKQFVPHAWLIVCGNTTSYGGGLKICPDANPADGQFNLTMFHGINRFKAMTRVFPALLSGKPIRKNGITYAVGKELTISTDRPIPVIFDGEIIQAMPLHIKIQPHALQLLITT is encoded by the coding sequence ATGTTCATCTTTATTATAAATCCGTCTTCTGGTAATGGAAAATCCACTACTTTTTGGCGAAGTTTGGAGAAAAAACTGCATACGGAAAATGTACCATTTAAGAAACTTGTGAGTACATCAACACATGAAACAAGACAATTTGTTAGCCATGCATTAAAAACTCATCAAGTGCGGGCCGTCGGCGTAATTGGAGGGGACGGGACAATTAGTTCAGTCATTCAAGAACTTGCGAATACATCGATTCCACTCGCTATATTTCCGGCAGGTTCGGGAAATGACACCGCAAGAATGTTCAATCTGACGAACTGTCCAGAACAATTTATTCAAGGAATCCTACATGGAAAAACAACTTGTGTCGATTTACTCCAGTTAAATGATCGTTTCGGCATCACCGTTGCAGGAGTTGGCATCGATACGACGATAGAAGAAAAAGTTAAACATGCATCTTATCTGCCATTTTTTAATAAGCTCGGATTGGTTTCACTCGCCTACCTAATTGCTTCAATCGGAACTGCACTTACCTTTAAACCCTTTAATGCCAAAATAACAATCGACCATCAAAAACAATTCGTCCCTCACGCTTGGTTAATTGTTTGTGGCAATACAACTTCGTATGGCGGCGGATTAAAGATTTGTCCAGATGCAAATCCGGCAGACGGGCAATTCAATCTCACAATGTTTCACGGGATTAACCGTTTTAAAGCAATGACTCGCGTCTTTCCTGCTTTATTAAGCGGAAAACCTATTCGTAAAAACGGGATAACATACGCGGTTGGAAAAGAGCTTACAATTTCAACAGATAGACCTATTCCAGTAATTTTTGATGGAGAAATCATTCAAGCGATGCCGCTACATATTAAAATTCAGCCACATGCACTTCAATTACTTATAACAACGTAA
- a CDS encoding zinc ribbon domain-containing protein YjdM — MNDLPNCPKCHSEYTYEDGNLIVCPECAHEWTLGEENEPAEEERVFKDAHGNILVDGDTVTVIKDLKVKGSSLVVKKGTKVKGIRLVEGDHDIDCKIDGIGAMQLKTEFVKKL; from the coding sequence ATGAACGATTTACCAAATTGCCCGAAATGTCATTCGGAGTATACGTATGAAGATGGCAACCTCATAGTTTGTCCAGAATGTGCACATGAATGGACATTAGGGGAAGAAAATGAACCAGCTGAAGAGGAAAGAGTCTTTAAAGATGCGCATGGGAATATATTAGTAGACGGAGATACGGTCACAGTCATTAAAGACCTGAAAGTAAAGGGAAGTTCTCTCGTCGTTAAAAAAGGAACAAAAGTAAAAGGGATTCGCCTCGTCGAAGGAGACCATGACATCGATTGTAAAATCGATGGCATTGGTGCGATGCAGTTGAAAACAGAGTTTGTGAAAAAATTATAA
- a CDS encoding MATE family efflux transporter, producing the protein MAKQHDFTEGNIVKQLFISSAPIILTNLLQISYQFIDSLWIGNLIGADALGAVAISGTIVFTVLSFVIGLNNAALTILSQQKGKGSEEGLKRYLNAFVVMLTLMSISLGIAGYVLSEHILSWLGTPETMVPMASAYLKINFIGMLFLFGYNFIGTVYRSVGDSKTPLYFVLTAVILNTILDPVFISVFGWGIEGAAYATILSQGVAFGLGVYFTVTKNLVPFSKPSLPSKQEVGSILKLGIPAGLQMSVISAGSMAIMSVVASFGAPVVAGYGASQRLDSLIMLPAQALGVAVNSMAGQNIGANKWERVHKITFYGFIYNLGVMIVLASIMFLFATYGIRLFIQEPDAVEFGTKYLKMVAFFYPFLGINFILNGAVRAAGAMFQVLILNIISFWILRFPLTYTMSSIYGEKGIALGIGISFVISSLFAFLYYRFGRWRRAKVIN; encoded by the coding sequence ATGGCAAAACAACATGACTTTACGGAAGGGAATATTGTTAAACAGCTGTTCATTTCTTCAGCACCTATTATATTGACAAATTTACTCCAAATTTCTTATCAATTTATTGATAGTTTATGGATTGGGAATTTAATCGGGGCGGATGCACTGGGGGCTGTGGCGATTTCAGGCACAATTGTTTTTACCGTCCTATCTTTTGTCATCGGTTTAAACAACGCCGCTTTGACGATTTTATCCCAACAAAAAGGGAAAGGAAGCGAAGAAGGACTCAAACGATACTTAAATGCCTTTGTCGTCATGCTTACATTGATGTCAATTTCATTAGGTATCGCCGGATATGTCTTATCAGAACATATTTTAAGTTGGCTTGGGACGCCCGAAACAATGGTCCCCATGGCTTCTGCTTATTTGAAAATTAACTTCATCGGGATGTTGTTTTTATTTGGCTATAATTTCATTGGAACGGTCTACCGCTCAGTAGGTGATTCAAAAACGCCCCTCTATTTTGTATTGACAGCCGTCATTTTAAATACGATCTTAGATCCCGTGTTTATTAGCGTATTCGGCTGGGGAATTGAAGGCGCGGCCTATGCGACAATTCTTTCTCAAGGTGTAGCGTTTGGCCTAGGTGTTTATTTCACGGTAACGAAGAATCTTGTCCCTTTTTCAAAACCTTCGTTGCCGTCAAAGCAGGAAGTAGGGAGTATTTTGAAGCTGGGAATTCCAGCAGGGCTTCAAATGAGTGTCATCTCTGCAGGGTCTATGGCCATTATGAGTGTCGTTGCTTCATTTGGTGCGCCGGTTGTTGCGGGGTACGGGGCGTCCCAACGTTTGGATAGTTTAATTATGCTGCCGGCACAGGCGCTTGGCGTAGCCGTGAATAGTATGGCTGGGCAAAATATTGGCGCGAATAAATGGGAACGTGTGCATAAAATTACGTTTTATGGATTCATTTATAATTTAGGTGTTATGATTGTTTTAGCTTCTATAATGTTTTTATTTGCTACTTATGGCATTCGTTTATTTATCCAAGAACCAGACGCAGTTGAATTCGGAACAAAGTATTTGAAAATGGTTGCTTTCTTCTATCCGTTTTTAGGTATAAACTTTATTTTAAATGGAGCGGTTCGTGCAGCAGGCGCCATGTTCCAAGTACTCATTTTGAATATCATTTCGTTTTGGATCTTGCGTTTCCCGCTCACGTATACGATGTCATCGATTTACGGTGAAAAGGGGATTGCTTTAGGGATTGGCATAAGCTTTGTCATCAGCAGCCTGTTTGCATTTTTGTATTACCGTTTTGGTCGTTGGAGACGCGCGAAAGTGATAAATTAA
- a CDS encoding methylated-DNA--[protein]-cysteine S-methyltransferase — MKQTVYWLEVQLAEWSMYMAATEKGLCYIGTPDAPFEELSNWVAKRVRNALMEENQEVIEPYVNELRATIDGKGQIFTGQLDLYGTPFQQSVWEVLQTIPYGDTISYTDVAERLQKPKAVRAVGGAIGANPVLIVVPCHRVLTKDGKLGGFRAGLTMKEQLLELERSGGTRGE; from the coding sequence ATGAAACAAACGGTTTATTGGTTAGAGGTGCAACTTGCGGAATGGTCCATGTATATGGCTGCGACAGAAAAAGGATTATGTTACATCGGAACGCCGGATGCTCCTTTCGAAGAGCTCTCCAATTGGGTGGCGAAGCGTGTTCGCAATGCGCTTATGGAAGAAAATCAGGAGGTCATAGAGCCTTATGTAAATGAACTACGTGCTACTATAGATGGAAAAGGTCAAATTTTTACAGGTCAGCTTGATTTGTATGGGACACCTTTTCAGCAAAGTGTATGGGAAGTATTGCAAACAATCCCTTATGGAGACACGATTTCGTATACGGACGTTGCTGAACGCCTTCAAAAACCAAAAGCGGTTCGTGCGGTTGGGGGAGCCATTGGTGCAAACCCGGTCTTAATCGTCGTTCCGTGTCACCGGGTGTTGACGAAAGATGGTAAACTAGGCGGTTTTCGTGCAGGTTTGACGATGAAAGAACAATTGCTTGAATTAGAGCGGTCGGGAGGTACAAGAGGGGAGTAG